The window CGATAACGAAGACATTAGTGTTTTCGCAGGCCTTTACCAACGTTCGCCAATACTAGCAGTGTTAATGACTATATTCTTACTTTCTTTAGCGGGAATTCCAGGAACAGCCGGCTTTATCGCGAAAGTAAACATTTTCGTCGGAGCAATTGCCGAGCCAGTCAACGCGTACGTATTAGCTTCCATCTTAATCGCAACAACGGTTGTGTCTTATTTCTACTACTTCGGAATCATGACACAAATGTTCTTCCGCCCGTCAAGTGATGACGAGAAGGTCAAAGTACCAGTTGCGATGTGGATCGTGCTAGCGGTAACAGCAATAGGTACAATCGTACTAGGTATCGTACCAGGCATAGCATTAAACTTCTTCACGGATACATTTAATATCATCCACGACCTCTTTACGTTTGGTGGTCAGTGATTTTATAGGGAGTAGCGGGATACGGCCCGCTACAAACCCTTTGTTTGTAAGAAAAAGGGGCATATGTTTTAATAGTAAGAAGGAGTTGGGGGACTCCTTCTTTTTTATATTTTGGGAAAGTGACCGAAGCCGGAGCTAATTTGACCGAAAGCAATGCCGAAGTGACCGAAGCAAGGTGGGGTTTGACCGAAAGCAATGCCGAAGTGACCGAAGCCGAAGCCGAAGCCGAAGCCAATTTGACCGAAGCATACTGAATCCCAATCAAAAATTACCAAATAAACTATAAAATTCCTACCTATCTCAACAACAAACAAAAGCAGAAAGGAGCATTCAAAATGGTCGATTTTGGTGCACAAGCATTAATTAGTATTTTTTCGCATTTACTTTTCATTAGCATTACGTGGTGGGCACTCCAATGCCTCAACTACGAAAAATGGATGAAACCGAACAAAGTAGTCCAAATCAGACTTCTGCTGATCCTCGTCACAATTGCAATTGGCGCAACAGTAAGTAATTTCTTCCTAGACTATTTATTTTATGCACAGCGACTACATTTCCTTTGGTGACAAAAAACGCGGCGGTATGGCTATAGGTTTATTTTTTTCGAAAAAAGTAGCCCAGGCGAAAAAAGTAATCTTCCTGTTACATATACCGCCCTATTTCCACAACTACTCCCATCTCTCCGCACCAAGC is drawn from Bacillus alkalisoli and contains these coding sequences:
- a CDS encoding DUF1146 family protein — protein: MVDFGAQALISIFSHLLFISITWWALQCLNYEKWMKPNKVVQIRLLLILVTIAIGATVSNFFLDYLFYAQRLHFLW